The sequence below is a genomic window from Oreochromis niloticus isolate F11D_XX linkage group LG3, O_niloticus_UMD_NMBU, whole genome shotgun sequence.
AAAGAGCTTGACTAGTGTGAAAGGTAACTCTAGTCCTATCAGAGCTGTGATAAAGATGGAGTTTCTCCAAGCATTAGGAACTAATGTCTGAACAAAAATTATCCATGATTGATTCTATATTAGTGTTTCTGTATACAAGATGTTAGTGTCCAACATAAAAGGCGGAAGCTGGACTCTCACGCCACGCGAAtgctgctgttacactgtgaagcgagatcgatcaactgcagatcagacaacaaacgacggaggctccagaaaagtgcaatcgaACGATGAGttttattaacacaggagaacaaccatcagcatatggcctgttttgctctgacaaaaatacactgggttctggttttatagcataggggatcacacccccacatacacgtcaatacaggtcaaaaatacattatgtacagtcattgtttacagacaagggtacatcatgtacatcttaataactataaacagacatataacttctctttttgataacaccttccttttaaggtaataacttcaagcttcagggccgctaagggctaataatggaccctcgtcctcaatcactaagtagactgaattggcgcaggtctcaaataagaagcagaagacacttgggccttcgctcaggcctgctactagattaatatgtgtattgtaagcatgcatgcaattaacctgctatgttctcatcttccctcaacatgtatcacctggacactctcaccagtgaagcttaaaaccctcttggatagaacatcaactctaaacaagcacagatatgcaatgtgtacaAACTGATCATAActacacctgtaaatagaaaggtcaatgtgatgacaaacatattcaatgcaatatgaaccctgtaagaaatattactgataaaataatactgtaaaacatgttcttaatgcatttatcataaggcagattatatggtaacaataaaagaatctctgaatcccaacaaCTGTCAacacaccaccaccatattttagtCACTTCACCACAACTCGTATCAGGACAGACTGTCAGAGGTTTACTGCCAAAATTACAGCatgaaaaaaacagacatagaaaaaatacaagaaaaaaaagcaagtcTGTGCACTATTTGTGTAAGACACATTTGTAGCATATGAACACAACACTATGAGAAACTAACCAAGTTTATTTCATATCAAAatgacaaacacaaataaaagaaatgattcATAAAAGCCGATATTCATTATTTAGCTCATCGATTCAGCACAGTGGACAAACTCTTTAACCAAACAATGTGATACAGAACATATGTAATGCTTTGCTGTTTATTAGATAAGCCACATGCAATACGATCCCTCAATACAATCATATTCTGGttaaaactgcattaaaaactaTTGAGCCAATATTTTCTGCTTATATgactaaacattttcaaatgatGAGTTTCCAACAATGAGTGAAACAGTGGAAGCATGTGGAGAGTTTGGAAAAATCccattaagaaagagaaatcaaacatttggattcattttaatgagctcagacttgttgaaaatgcagaggagctggttgtgaactaacttcagagaaacacaacatactgataTATTTACTGTGAAGcattgagtggaaaaagacagaaaaacaaaatgtggatcctggaataattgtagcttccatctttaaaggactgaagacGAAGACGTTTACATGGAATAATTtagaacagtttaaaacatcaactgattgaatccatgaatctgtACAGACTGAAccatctgttcaacagtcagtgtttctctaacaggaggacATTCTTTACACTCAAATCAGCACAGAGTCACTGATGAACCAGGCCAAAATCCCaatccaggataaagagtttcagtaaatgtggtgttgaaggtgtggaggtggatcagagtgtcagaggagactctgtagaaggacagagtgccagcaggataGTCCACATAaactgctactctgttagagacagaggaggaggaggaggaggagaggcatgtttttctgttattgTAACAGATAGAATAAGGACCATCATCAGTGCAgtacagactccaggactgatcattccaTCCAAAAACACAGTCACcacctcctttccttctgatgcttctgtaactcactgatacaTAAAcgtctcctctccactcgacctcccagtaacagcgaccagtcagatcattttcacacagcagctgaggacaaatatcaaatctgtctggatgatcaggatatgactgaatcTCCATAATCcatgtcaccttcctgttgctgtcagacagtttgaggtttgtgtgtactgtgtttgtgtcgattgtgagttgacaggaatctgatggagagaacaaacacaatccagctgcagttattgatccatcatctgttcattgattgacactttgatgattactcctgacatcagagatATATATGAatgatgtgacagtttgaagatggttgaacgcgtgctgctttgttttaatgaatcacattaaaaacacacttacacttcctcagacctggtttcatccatcggactccagcaggctccaccctgaaaggaggagggggatcAGACCAGCACAGTCTCTTTCAGCATGAACACATTGACATTACATGGCTGTCATACACATACTGTTAGACACTGATAATGATGTTAGATTAATGATGTTAGACACAAATACACTTGAATCCAAAAGTGGATCAAACTGCTGATGATTTGGACTGATCCTGGATCTGTCAGTACACTACTGTATTGAATGAAATATGACTGATTCAAACTGTGACCTTCATTATCTTTTTATTCCTCTTCTGTTTAGCTGGAAAGGATACCTCCCTGCCTTTGCTGCCAgctgttttttctcctcttggtGTTAGTGTGGTTACTGCACATGACCTCTGACTTCTAAGTGAGTCCAGCATTCTGATGCAGCATAACACACAGCACCAGAGAAAGTATACAAGGTTAACAGCAGGAAGGACAGAAACTGTGTCACATGCTGTTAATTCTCACAGTTTAATAGAGATTAACATCATGAATTCATTGTGGAAACTTATTGcaaattaaaagacaaaatacagaaataaaatatttttgaaaacctCAATATAATTATGAATTAAAACCACTAAAGTGTTTTATAATAAAAAGTGTGTTATTTTAGCTGTTAAAATAGTATATAGAAACATTCTGTTGGGAAGAAAGGTAAAATGTTCCTGCAGGTGTGTTTGTTCATTCACATCTTCAggacacaaacaggaagtgagtgaaggaCACAGGAACTGTTTCCAGCTCTTCTTCCTCGATCAgacattctctccatacctgagagtgtccagtgtccagcctggatccttcagtccagcaaacaacagcttcattcctgagtctcctggatgattgtagctcagtcccagctctctcagatgggaggggttggagctaagagctgaggccagagaagtacagcctttgtctgtgatcagacagccgaccagactgcagacacacaaaacaatccatctgtcaacaatgattttctgtttgtcacatacgataacatccataactatccatttacatttataacagtcatctcaagctgTTCAACAGTGTAAAGTAACACCCTACAATATTGTTCGCgga
It includes:
- the LOC109201445 gene encoding stonustoxin subunit beta-like, yielding MKPGLRKYSCQLTIDTNTVHTNLKLSDSNRKVTWIMEIQSYPDHPDRFDICPQLLCENDLTGRCYWEVEWRGDVYVSVSYRSIRRKGGGDCVFGWNDQSWSLYCTDDGPYSICYNNRKTCLSSSSSSSVSNRVAVYVDYPAGTLSFYRVSSDTLIHLHTFNTTFTETLYPGLGFWPGSSVTLC